A single window of Paenibacillus sp. FSL H8-0537 DNA harbors:
- a CDS encoding HAD hydrolase-like protein translates to MYKHIIFDFDGTIADSAAAILTIYNEMAVQYRFKPITEEEYKKLSKLTLQERFKALDVPFYRFMLFRKISKEFKRKYNEHVASIPFCNGMQEVLSHLLQSGIKLSVITSNAANNVADFLQPHGIHTLHEIRSSNGLFGKHKTIQSYLKENKLRREDVIYVGDELRDIIASHKCGIKVVGVTWGLDPKELLVSGKPSYLIDQPNELLRLIESTSS, encoded by the coding sequence ATGTACAAGCATATTATATTTGATTTTGACGGCACGATTGCCGACTCTGCTGCCGCTATTTTGACCATCTATAATGAAATGGCGGTGCAATATCGTTTTAAGCCTATAACGGAAGAGGAATATAAAAAGCTGAGCAAGCTTACTTTGCAGGAGCGATTCAAGGCGCTTGACGTCCCCTTTTATCGGTTTATGCTGTTTCGCAAAATCAGCAAGGAATTCAAACGGAAATATAACGAGCATGTAGCCTCCATTCCATTTTGTAACGGAATGCAAGAGGTATTGAGCCATTTGCTGCAAAGCGGCATAAAGCTATCCGTAATTACATCCAACGCCGCAAACAACGTCGCAGATTTCCTGCAGCCACACGGTATTCACACCTTGCATGAAATACGCAGCTCCAACGGTCTGTTCGGCAAGCATAAGACCATTCAAAGCTATTTGAAAGAAAACAAGCTTCGACGGGAGGATGTAATCTACGTCGGTGATGAGCTGCGGGATATCATAGCCTCCCATAAATGCGGCATTAAGGTAGTCGGAGTCACATGGGGACTCGATCCTAAGGAACTGCTGGTATCCGGCAAGCCTAGTTATTTAATTGACCAGCCAAATGAGCTTTTGCGTCTGATAGAATCCACCTCTTCTTAA
- a CDS encoding SDR family NAD(P)-dependent oxidoreductase, giving the protein MKLENKVIIITGAGSGIGRATALKLAAEGAIVVSSDYNEATAKETAELIKQAGGQASAIRADVSSVEDVKNMIDIAVQTHGTLDGIFNNAGVGDIRSFEDHTPEYFNHVISVDQFGVYLGIYYASKKMKELGVKGIIVNTASIFGYMAAKGSFAYQAAKAAVIMMTKSAALELAEDGIRVTAVAPGFIDTPIIKDGDDFKTFLAEQHLSKKLIQPEQIADVVAFLFSEEASAINGQTIPVEDGFLIFKRS; this is encoded by the coding sequence ATGAAGCTTGAAAACAAAGTCATCATTATTACAGGTGCGGGAAGCGGCATTGGACGTGCGACTGCCTTAAAGCTTGCTGCCGAAGGCGCTATCGTCGTATCTTCCGACTACAATGAAGCAACCGCTAAAGAAACAGCGGAATTGATCAAGCAAGCCGGCGGACAAGCTTCCGCGATCCGCGCCGACGTTTCCAGTGTCGAAGATGTTAAAAACATGATCGACATAGCAGTTCAAACGCATGGGACGCTTGACGGTATTTTCAACAATGCTGGCGTAGGGGATATTCGCTCCTTTGAGGATCACACACCGGAATATTTCAACCATGTTATTTCCGTAGACCAATTTGGCGTGTATCTCGGTATCTACTATGCTTCCAAGAAAATGAAGGAGCTTGGTGTTAAAGGTATTATTGTCAATACCGCTTCCATCTTCGGTTACATGGCTGCTAAAGGCAGCTTTGCTTATCAGGCTGCAAAGGCTGCGGTCATTATGATGACAAAATCGGCAGCACTGGAGCTTGCTGAGGACGGCATTCGCGTAACAGCAGTAGCACCGGGCTTTATTGATACACCGATCATCAAGGACGGCGATGATTTCAAAACCTTCCTTGCTGAGCAGCATCTGAGCAAAAAACTCATTCAGCCGGAGCAGATTGCTGATGTTGTAGCTTTCCTCTTCTCCGAAGAGGCTTCGGCTATCAATGGACAGACGATTCCTGTTGAAGATGGCTTTCTTATCTTTAAACGCTCTTAA